In uncultured Methanobrevibacter sp., the following proteins share a genomic window:
- the thiI gene encoding tRNA uracil 4-sulfurtransferase ThiI — MKHDLIIARYGELALKSDGVRKRFENRLANNIRASIDAEVKVRQARIYISPKDFNDAIEKLERIFGIVSYSPVVTTKSTFEDIEESVSSYAEKLHDEGLLDENTKFAISCRRVGNHEFSSQEMAAFAGAVVVKKYSSPVDLTNPELTIYLEVRDNDTYIFHEKIPGPGGLPLGTQGKVVALVSSGIDSPVATYLMMKRGCQVIALFCDNDPYTTPEALKNFNDLIDQLNLYASGAPIKRRVVKYGDYLSTCKSDAPDKMTCVLCKSGMYKLAGKLAKKMHAEAVIDGSSLGQVASQTLPNILATREDLDVPVLSPLIGLDKVEITRIAEKIGTFEISKRDDGGCKAVPKYPETKADLELVKEIKEAINQEEELKKAFETIEH, encoded by the coding sequence ATGAAACATGATTTAATCATTGCCCGTTATGGTGAATTGGCTTTAAAAAGTGACGGGGTTAGAAAAAGATTTGAAAATCGTTTAGCAAATAATATAAGAGCATCAATTGATGCAGAAGTTAAAGTAAGACAAGCAAGAATATATATTTCTCCAAAGGATTTTAATGATGCAATTGAAAAGCTTGAGAGAATATTTGGTATTGTATCTTACTCTCCAGTTGTTACAACAAAATCCACTTTTGAGGATATAGAAGAATCCGTTTCTTCATATGCAGAAAAGCTCCATGATGAAGGGCTTTTAGATGAAAATACTAAATTTGCAATCAGTTGCAGAAGAGTGGGAAATCATGAATTCTCATCACAGGAAATGGCAGCATTTGCAGGTGCAGTAGTAGTGAAAAAATATTCATCTCCTGTTGATTTGACAAATCCTGAACTAACTATCTATCTTGAAGTAAGGGATAATGACACTTATATTTTTCATGAGAAAATTCCAGGTCCTGGAGGATTGCCTCTTGGAACTCAAGGAAAGGTTGTTGCACTTGTTTCAAGCGGTATAGATTCTCCTGTAGCTACCTATTTAATGATGAAAAGAGGCTGTCAAGTAATTGCATTATTCTGTGATAATGACCCTTATACAACCCCGGAGGCACTTAAGAACTTCAATGATTTGATAGATCAGTTAAATCTTTATGCAAGTGGTGCACCTATTAAGAGAAGGGTAGTCAAATATGGAGATTATCTCTCTACCTGCAAATCAGATGCCCCAGATAAGATGACTTGTGTATTATGCAAATCAGGAATGTATAAGCTTGCAGGAAAACTTGCCAAGAAAATGCATGCTGAAGCGGTAATTGATGGAAGCAGTTTAGGTCAAGTGGCTTCTCAAACCCTCCCAAACATCCTTGCTACAAGAGAGGATCTTGATGTTCCTGTTTTAAGTCCACTTATTGGTCTTGATAAGGTGGAGATTACAAGAATTGCTGAAAAGATTGGAACCTTTGAAATCTCTAAAAGAGATGATGGGGGCTGTAAGGCAGTTCCGAAATATCCTGAAACTAAGGCGGATTTGGAATTGGTGAAAGAAATTAAAGAAGCCATAAATCAAGAAGAGGAACTTAAAAAGGCTTTTGAAACTATTGAACATTAA
- a CDS encoding DUF998 domain-containing protein: MKSKIAGIVFILGSLYYLIAEAISAFSFNDTLINTYLFYTISELGIPNANSPLSFLMNSAFVIIGLTFIFGNFYKFKDFIIKNKAVFYILTLIAAIGVIIVAFIHAGNPVTDGYHSLGAIMAILGGNILLISISRSMDKFETYQKITLVLGVIGLIAFWIMFFNMQSIYMPVFERLSVYTLIIWSFISGIYLLKNTKV, encoded by the coding sequence ATGAAATCTAAAATTGCAGGAATAGTTTTTATTTTAGGCAGTTTATACTACTTGATAGCTGAGGCAATCAGTGCATTTTCTTTTAATGACACTTTGATAAACACTTATCTGTTCTATACAATTTCAGAGTTAGGGATTCCTAATGCTAATTCTCCATTATCCTTTTTAATGAATTCTGCATTTGTTATAATTGGTTTGACTTTCATATTTGGCAATTTCTATAAATTCAAAGATTTTATAATAAAAAACAAGGCTGTTTTTTATATTTTAACACTAATTGCAGCTATTGGAGTAATAATTGTAGCATTTATTCATGCAGGAAACCCTGTAACTGATGGTTATCATAGCTTAGGTGCCATAATGGCTATTCTTGGAGGTAACATATTACTCATCAGCATATCAAGATCTATGGATAAGTTTGAAACCTATCAAAAGATAACTTTAGTCTTAGGGGTCATTGGATTAATTGCATTTTGGATAATGTTCTTTAATATGCAAAGCATTTACATGCCAGTATTTGAAAGATTATCTGTTTATACCCTAATTATTTGGAGCTTTATTAGTGGAATTTATTTATTAAAAAATACAAAGGTATAA
- a CDS encoding TMEM175 family protein: MNTNRFETFFDAILAIIITVLVLKLTQPVSPTFGAVLALNARFITYAICFLVIFIIWYDNHNLFQVVEEIDNKVVIIYALQIFAISLLPYFASWMAFNVNSVAAETMFGIDFLAIDLLYILSIYAIYRANPYSCGLCQNNFRSVYSYIPIAIMVLGFILTYTIYTPGIYICVLISLICWLIFSRLRRPDDGSTDRFEAFIDAIIAIIITIIVLEIPMVANGSWDAFFDIKFEFIVYAVSFIVCFNFWNYNNNLFNIVNKINPKVIWSIGLALFFLSLIPYLTTFVALNPNSFVPCFLYGLDFILVAFSSIITANALKNSDKANIALQLALADNKPFITTIVLVIMGMVIGYFVYPLAIVIACLVSIIAIWIISYYRNNF, encoded by the coding sequence ATGAATACAAACAGATTTGAAACATTTTTTGATGCGATTCTAGCGATTATCATAACAGTTTTAGTGTTGAAATTAACACAACCTGTATCTCCTACATTTGGTGCTGTTTTAGCATTGAATGCTAGATTTATCACTTATGCAATCTGTTTTTTAGTAATATTTATCATTTGGTATGATAACCATAATCTGTTTCAGGTCGTTGAAGAGATTGACAACAAAGTTGTAATTATATATGCGCTTCAGATATTTGCAATTTCTCTTCTCCCTTATTTTGCATCATGGATGGCATTTAACGTTAATTCAGTTGCTGCAGAAACAATGTTTGGAATTGATTTTCTTGCAATAGATCTGTTGTATATCCTATCTATTTATGCAATATATAGAGCTAATCCTTATAGCTGTGGCTTATGCCAAAATAATTTTAGAAGCGTTTACAGTTACATTCCAATAGCGATTATGGTTTTGGGTTTTATTCTCACTTATACAATCTACACTCCTGGAATCTATATTTGCGTTTTGATTTCTCTTATCTGCTGGTTAATATTTTCAAGGCTTAGAAGGCCAGATGATGGTAGCACTGATAGATTTGAAGCGTTTATTGATGCAATCATTGCCATTATAATTACAATTATTGTGCTTGAGATCCCTATGGTGGCAAATGGGTCTTGGGATGCATTTTTTGACATTAAATTTGAGTTTATAGTCTATGCAGTAAGTTTCATTGTCTGTTTTAATTTCTGGAATTATAACAATAACCTATTCAATATTGTCAATAAGATTAATCCGAAGGTAATTTGGTCAATTGGGCTAGCATTATTCTTCTTGTCACTAATTCCATATTTGACTACATTCGTTGCATTGAATCCTAATTCATTTGTGCCTTGCTTTTTATATGGTTTGGATTTCATTCTAGTTGCTTTTTCATCAATCATCACAGCAAATGCTTTGAAAAATTCAGATAAGGCAAACATTGCATTGCAATTGGCATTGGCAGACAATAAGCCATTCATAACAACAATTGTTCTTGTTATTATGGGTATGGTAATCGGTTATTTTGTTTATCCATTGGCTATAGTAATTGCCTGTTTGGTTTCAATAATTGCAATATGGATAATATCATATTATAGAAACAATTTTTGA